The following is a genomic window from Candidatus Methylomirabilis tolerans.
GCTTTTCGTTGATGGAGAACGGGATCTCAGTTGTTCGCACCACTGGCTGCGGCCCGACCTTGTCCAGATCATCCCGGTAGAGGGTGACATCCAGCGCGCCGACCGGAACGTCGGTCTCTGCGATAAGCTTCAGTTCCCTGGCGATCCGCCTGGCCAAATCCACCCCCCGGCTACGGAGGCCGACCAGGACGAGGCCCTCCGTTCCGTCGTTTCGCTCCGCGATCTCGTGGGCAATTCTGGTTATAGCCCGCTGGATGCCGGCCTGTTCCAGAATCTGGGCTTTTTCGTTCAGCTCAGCGGCCATGGAGTTGCCGGGCACAAAAAAACCCCCTCACCATCCGGCGAGGAGGTAGTTCGATACACGATGCCTAGAATGACTTGCGAAGTTCCCACAACATCTCCTTTTCGAACCTCTCCGAGTTCGATTAAAAGGTTGATTTACTTTAGCAAAACACTGCTGACTGTCAAGCTAAATCTTCACCCCGATCTCCTTTTGCCTCACTTCCGTTCCTCCCTCTCCGGAAGCGCGGCGACCAATTTCACGACCACTCCCCTCTGCGTAGCGAACATCTTTACGGCCTGCCAGCGGCAGTTGAGATATCTATGGGCGAGACGGTTGCGCTGAACAGTCAGTTTAGACAGACTCTCCTGCTCCTCCTCTGAAAGACCAAGGAGCTTGCTGCATCTCTTGACGGCATCCCCATAACTCTCCACGGATATGCCCTCTTCGGTTCAGCACGGTCCCACAGATCTCGATAAGAGCGGTGAGGATAATCTCAACCGCTCTATCCATGATCTTTTGCAGTCGCCTATCGCCCTGATATTCATGCGGCGTTTTATTGGCGTATTCGGTTTCAAACTCCTTCAACTCCTCGGATATGAACCGAATAGACTCCAGGATTCTGCCTTTTGCATACCGGTATTCAGACATACGTGAGCGTCTCCAGGTTACGCCTAGCGACGGCAAGCTGCCAATCTCTCCCAAAAATGTTGAAATCCTCCATCTGATAGACGGCCTCGTTTTTCAGATCGACATAACGACTGAAATCTCTAAAAAACAGAGGCACGCCTGACGCTATCGCGTTGTAGTACAGCATAGGCTTTCCAAAATCGAGAGAGAGTGGGATGATATTGACCTCTGAACGAAGGTTGCTGGAGAGGAGCAATGAGATGTCAGTGATGCGTTCAAAGATCTCCTCTTCGTCACTCGAGAGACCTGGCGCAACGGAACCCGAGGTCGTGTTCCCAAGCGGTCGGGGCGAGGCTGTTGCGAGTGGCACATCGAAAGGCGTCGAGAGGGCCAAGGCTCCACGAGCCGCCTCGCACGATCCGAGAGGTTCCGCTCGAGGGTGGCTCGATGTTG
Proteins encoded in this region:
- the pyrR gene encoding bifunctional pyr operon transcriptional regulator/uracil phosphoribosyltransferase PyrR; amino-acid sequence: MNEKAQILEQAGIQRAITRIAHEIAERNDGTEGLVLVGLRSRGVDLARRIARELKLIAETDVPVGALDVTLYRDDLDKVGPQPVVRTTEIPFSINEKRVVLVDDVLYTGRTIRAALDSLIDLGRPRLIQLAVLIDRGHRELPIRADYVGKNVPTSRQEQIQVLLTEEDGEDKVVIVKG
- a CDS encoding SUMF1/EgtB/PvdO family nonheme iron enzyme — translated: MEPPSSGTSRIVRGGSWSLGPLDAFRCATRNSLAPTAWEHDLGFRCARSLE